TAAATTAGGAAGgattaaaaagggatatatattttaataatgtttccCTTTCTattatggaaagaaaaattatcaTGTTAACTTCACTCAAGGAGAAATGTTAGAAAGGGAGAACCTATTGACTTGATTTCCCAAATTAACTACAAGAACTGGATTCTTCTATGAACCATCACtaatgggtttttttgttgttgttgtttttaataacaaTAGTTTTGAGAGTGGACAAGTCTCTTGGATATGAGGAGAAAGTATAATTTGTCTTTATATTTGTATCTATTCATCTAATGTCTCCTTTTTGTTTTCCAATATACATACTAGCACAGGAGTACATACATATGATTTATACATCTCCATATTGGGGCTGtgcacatgatttttttttttatcaataggatacaaaatcaaatattttgaagttctgtGGTTGAAGACGGCTGAAATGGGGCTGATTCCCAATCCAGGCAAACTGGGGAGtgaatcctttctcttttttttcattctactgAAGACTCACGAAGTATGAAAGCCAGTCTGCCAGACAGCTATATTTACTTCAGGTGAAAGCAAGCACTGGCACTTGCTTCTTGCTCCATTTCATACCTGCAGGTCAAGCCCTTATGGGGCTGGCTTCCAACATCTTGCTAAACTATAAAGGCAATATAATCTACTTGGTATAACATTATATCCTTTAGTAAATTGAGGTTATCCAACTAGTGAAAACTGATTAAAATGTTCTCTCTCAGTCCCAGGAAGCAATTAAATACTAACTAAATATAGCTTAGAAGATTGGAACAAGTTATAACAGATAAGTAAAATCAGGAGTtaagatttttataaagtttAGATTCAAAATCTCCAACAGCGATTACAATTGATATTTGATTAAAGTAATACATTTGTAACCCAAATAGTTCTTAAATTGTATATTTTAGGTTTAGCTAACATCATGACAATACTTTGGGGACTGCTGCATCAACATTTCAATTACATGATAATTTCTTTGcccattcttctctctctttactttCCTGAATAATTTCCATCAGATATGGTTCAAGAATAGAGTTTTTCCTCCACTGCTCTTTAGGCAAGATCTGCTTTCTCAAAGTCAGGTCCAGTGCTCTCTTTATGCAAAACACCCTCTCATTATAAAGGTTCTCAGGAAGCCTTCTTATGGCTTCCTTTACATCTTCATTCTCGGCTATTATATCATCTCGCATTACCCCCAGTTTATTGAACCCTACAGCATTGTAATTCCATTTTCGAATACCTACCAGCCTCCTGCCTGTTGcttcaaaaaagaaggaaagcaagCTCGCCTTTTCTTCCAACTCCTCCTGGCCCCTATTTCTTGTTATGTCACAGATTGCGTGGCTTTGGTAACTCCCCTTAGAAATTAAGGGCCAACTATAACACTGCAGCAGAGTGTCTCGCTATTTTGACCCAAGCAGTGATTTTAATACATTAACTTACTTGATACTATCTACTATTCAGAGACTTATATAAGTTTTACTCCTGTTATATAGTGAACAGAATCAAGTGCCTTCACTGATTAGGAACATGAATACACAGACAAAGGATATAAGACAAGGAATAGGAGTATGCACATCTTCcctaaaataactaaaaatccATTGATGCCAAACATTGGCCACATTTTTCCACTGAGCTACCACTTAGTCTGTACTACTTATCATATAATAACTGAAGAATATGGCCAAAAATCTACCCTAAAGCTTCTCAGAGCAAAGTTTGCATTCATTTGATTATAAGGGACATGGAATTTTGCATTGCGATCACACCAAGTCCAAGTTTTTTTCTATTATAGCAGGGCAAAAAAGAGAAGGTGCAttttagctaatttttttttcctctagcaCTTCTagttttccgttttttttttaacaattttatttacacaccatacaatccatcctaagtgtacaatcaatggctcctggtatcaAAGTacagttatacattcccatttcttatgaaaaaaaagaagaatcctatacccctcctttatattccctgttattgacatttagctttggtatagtgcctttgtcacaattaatgaaaggatattacaatgttactgttaactataggccttagtttgcattaattatatttttcccatataccaccccattactaacaccttgcaatagtgatacacatttgttctagttcatgtaaaaactttcttatatttgtacaataacCACCGTCATCGTCCacactaggtttcactaagttatacattcccagtttttatcctttagctttccttcaggtgatatacacacatacatgaccctaatctATAGCCAAACTCACACTcaactttgttaattacacttaaaaCATTGTGTTACCATTCTGCAACATTGTGCTATCcttttctgaacctttacaatcaatcttatcAAGCATTCTGTACTTTTTCTGCACCAATcgtccaatctctgccctctttctatctcctggtaatctaGGTAAGCTTTTGAAGAGAGCTAGTATACCAACTAGTAGTCTCCTAAGTGATCTTCCTATTTCTACTCTTGCTCCTATACAATCTATACCCAACAAAGTACATAATCTATTAAAAATATAGATCAGAtcatcacacacacacctctGCCCAAAGGCCTGCAAAACCGTATATTAGCTGCCTACTGTAATTCTCCTTGTAGAGCCAAGTAATTCTCATTCTGCTAGAGCCAAACAGGcttcatttctgttattgaaTTTGCTGGACATGCTTCTGCCTTGGGATCTGTTCCTCAATCATTTAAATTATGTCAAACAATCTTCCAAAAGATATCTTCTTAGCAAACTAAACGTGTCTCAAATATCATATTTAAAGCAATAGCTGCTGTACTAGTTAGCtattgctgctggaatgcaaaacaggtttcaaaatggctttcttccaggacgttcctctctaggcctcagctcctcttcaaaacttcaatttcagttgctcttggcgtgtttgtcctctcttagcttctctggagcaagagtctgctttcaacggccgtcttcaaactgtctctcatctgcagctactctctcagcttctgtgcgttcttcaaagtgtccctcttggctgtagcaagcctgctcattctgtctgagcttttatagggctccagtgaactaatcaaggcccacgctgaatggctggggccacacctccatggaaattatctaatcagagttatcacctacagttgggtgggtcgcatctccatggaaacactcaatcaaagaattacaatctaatcaacactattaggtctgcccacacaagattgcatcaaagataatggcatttagggggacataatacattcaaactggcacacttgccTTAACCACCCTATTTAATACTGTGCTTTGCCCCATCTCTAAACAGATTTTCACATTTTTACTATCTTGCactaatttttttcactttttcatgtTACATAGTATATTTATgtattgtgtatatattttttgtgccTTCCTGGAAAACAGGGACCTTACTCAGTTTTATTTACTTGTGTATCCCAAGTGTCTGAAACATTGACTGTCATGAAGATGAGACTTGATAAATAAGTACTGCATTCAGTaatatttgtgtttgttttttgctcTGTAGTGTTTTCTTGCCTCCCTGAAACCCCCCTATCAGGGAACTATTACCGTGATATCCCACCAAGGTCCTACATCCCAGGAAATGCCCATTTGAGAAATTCTCCATTctaaaatattcagttttatttatttgcaattcTCTTTCACCAAAGCTGTCTTATAGGAAGACAATATCACATTGTAGTTTGGAGCAGAGACACTGACATTGTTTTTGCTTAATTTCCTTAAGGAAACTAAAGTTTCTTTAGTGCTTAGAAGTATGTTTGGCACTTAACAAGTGCTGTATGAATATTAGCTTTTAATATCTGTAAGTTCAACAATACATAACTTGAAGTGGCTTTGGAAGatataaataagataatgtttGCCACATACTTATTTCATATCAACTCtttgataaatatttctttttcttcttttctctgcatttttGATATTAGATAAGCAATCTCAACATGATGTGCTTCAAATGTTGATGTTTCTCTTTTGTCGAATCTCCAAATATTCTTCATATCAAGGTTTGCTCTTGGGTTCTCTAATCTTCCTTTATTGTTTTCCAAGTGGTATTAGTAATTCCTTTGGATATAAACATTTTCATAGTAAGTAAATCTCAAAACTATAGCTCCAGGAAAGAATGTTCTTCTAAGCCTTGGGCTCACAAATCCAACTTTGCATTGACTTTTCCAGAAGGATGTCTCATGGACCTCTCAAAATTAGCTTGTCCCAAATGTATCTCTTATTTTCTCACTCCAATACTCCCTTTGTCCAAAAGTTACATTTGCTTTTCCAATTTAGTCTTTCTTATCCTGGTAAAGAATAGCATGATCCATTGGTTACTCAAGCTTTAAACCTAGGAATTACCCATAATTTCCCATTGCCTAATAAGCACCCACTCATCCTGTACCCAATAAACTTTATCAATTCCATATTCTAAATGCAACAGAATTTTTCCCTCTTGTCTTCATCTCTGCCACCAATACCTTGGTCTTCGTGTAATCATCTTTCACTGTATTAATTCAACAATCTTCTAACTGGATTATCTGATTTACTCCTTCCCTGTCATTTATTCTCCCCTTCTGAAATAGTAATCCTCTTAAAACTGTATATCTAATACAGCACTCTGCTTCTTAAAGCATTTTGATGATATCCCATTGCTCTTAGAATAAACTCTAAACTCTTTACCATGGTTCTTTGCCTATCTCATCTCTTTCTTGTATGCCAGCCACACACGTGGATTTTCAGTTCAATGAAATTCTTTCTGTCCACATGGCCTTTGCACATGGTGATTTCTCAGCTTACAATATTCCCTCCCCCATCCTCACATGACCAGTAATTTATTCCTTGGGTTTTAGGATAAATGGCATGTCTGACAAAAGAAACTTTTGCTGATAAACCAGTCTAAAATAGCCCTTGCATCTCCCACCCCCATTATTTTCTATCTCAGATCCTTATATATTTCCTTTAAAGCATTAATACAATAGGCAAAAACATACTATTAGTCTTTTAATGCAAAGGGAAGGTGGCTGTGAGAAACTTTTCCTAATAGAATATAACCTCCATGAAAaaaggaaccaacttttgctcATCCTGGAGCAGTGCCCAGCACAATTCCAGTGTAGTCAGAACTCAGTgtgtattaattaaaaaataaaatcacttctATCTTAAAAACTCATCAATGTGTTTCTTATATTTTAGGTAacattgaaaacataaaaatatttaataaataaattaataaatttcatttcactgagaatatatacatttatataaattatttaacctgTGACATATTTAATTCTATCTATATAACTATGGATAAAATGGCATGCAGTAGAATGGGTGAAATGCTAcgtacacaccacaaaattgacagtcttcatttcattaaaattacacaactaaaatacaaaaatatttatcaggTGTCATATACTTCAGTTGCTTTACTGGAATGAAAAAGTGCTTGAAGCAGAATAACAGACGGTCTTACATATGTGGATTTTCAAGTTTCAACCATTCAAATCAATATCTGTGTGGCTTGAGGCTTTTGGGCATCTGGTAAGTTTCACTCCACATTATGACATATATTTCTTTGTTATGTTTGGGGAAAAATTGTTTGTGTTGTTTAATATTTGTAAGAATTGCACCActgaatattttaactttttaaataatttactaattgtttctttcttttaaattgacAAAGATAATGGTAAAAATgacaatatttaatcattataAACCAATGCCCAAGTAATGAAAAAAGAATTTTGCAAACAGccaattaatagaataaaaaaataactggGAAATTATGAGACTTAAGTTTGCATTTTTTGTACTTTTGACATTTTATTATAGTTTATTTCCTGTCTCATTTAACACAAGATAGAGAGTATAAGAAGGAGGATTTGAGAATTAACTCCAATTTCACAAATTGGGtaatctgtatttttcttctctaattttatttctaattttacctttaaaatatagATTGTTAGATCATATACAGCACCAAGCATAGTCTCATCCCTCAAGAAATTCATAATCTTGTTAAAGATGAGAACTATGAGGATGAAACTAGGAAGACAATCCAGTAAGGGATAAATATCAAGGGAAGAGTTAGGCCCCCAGTTCTGACAGTACTGCAGGCTCCGGTATGTCTCAGAGAGGGTCTTGAATAAATTGGTTAATTGTGCTATCCCATGTCATAAGCCTGCCAGCTAATGCAGGCAAAAATTGCCTTGAGGATAATGTGACCGACCATACTTTCCAACTTGCGCCCATTATCTAACCTAATTATTAATAGCAGCTCTTTTCAATCTCAGAATATTCTGGTGAAGATGATTTGCTCCTCTTATTTAATGCCCTCATGAGCACCATGTTTAGAGAAGCAAAACTAGGGTCAGTTGTTCAAAATTACTCCCTTTTCACACTCCATGAAACACATGCATCCTATTTCCTTGCTCCAGTTCCTGTTACCACCCTCACCTAGCACAACTCATGGTGCAAACTGGCATTGAAAAACCTCATTTTCATTTGAGGAATTCACTCTTTATC
Above is a genomic segment from Choloepus didactylus isolate mChoDid1 chromosome 11, mChoDid1.pri, whole genome shotgun sequence containing:
- the LOC119506009 gene encoding cytochrome b-c1 complex subunit 7-like; its protein translation is MRDDIIAENEDVKEAIRRLPENLYNERVFCIKRALDLTLRKQILPKEQWRKNSILEPYLMEIIQESKEREEWAKKLSCN